The nucleotide window ATGGATGCACTAGATTTAGAGGAAAAAGAGTCCGAAGAGCAGGTTTTGGAGCGAGTTGAGACTGTCTTGGAGAAAAAGGCACAACCCCAAGTCCAAAAAGAGCCAGAAGAGTCTAAAATCGAGCCTGCCAAGCCCGTTTCCAAGCCTAGAATGCCCAATATGGACTTCAACGGCGTAGCAGAACACGTCTTGGGATTAATCACAACCCGTGAAATGACGTCACGTGACATCCAAATCACAATAGGAAGGAGTCGAGAGCATACCTCAAGGTTGATGAAGAGACTCTTTGAGCAAGGCTTTGTCCAAAGGAATAACAAGACTAAACCCTTTACCTACCAGATCACAGAGAAGGGTAAGGCCAAGCTTGGCAACCAAGAACAACCCATTACGGCCTAAGTTTTAGAAAAGACAACAACGAATATAATTTGATATTTTCATTAGTATAAGCTAATAAAAATACCACTTTGGGTAGATCCTTCCTTTTCTTATGTAAATTTCTATATAATTTAGTTATTAGAGAAATATTTAATATCTTAATTTCTTAATCTATAATGATGCTTACAGCAAATGATGAT belongs to Candidatus Nitrosotenuis cloacae and includes:
- a CDS encoding winged helix DNA-binding protein produces the protein MLVEIPDPQVIAYVIVAFAVGIFGMMIYGKIKALSAQKTSDPAYLSRLEYYERQLIDMKIRMDALDLEEKESEEQVLERVETVLEKKAQPQVQKEPEESKIEPAKPVSKPRMPNMDFNGVAEHVLGLITTREMTSRDIQITIGRSREHTSRLMKRLFEQGFVQRNNKTKPFTYQITEKGKAKLGNQEQPITA